The segment ACCAGGATCCAGCCGATATGGGCGAAATGCAGGTTGGCGAACCAGGCGGTCACCAGCAGCACGCCCAGGCCGACGCAGAGCCCACGGATGATCGACGCCACCACGTAGGCGCCAAACATTTCCCAGTGCGACAGCGGCGGCAGCAGGATGAACACCAGGTTGCCCGTGATCTTTGACTGGATCAGCGACGACGAGCTGTTCGCGAACGCATTCTGCAGCACGCTCATCATTACCAGGCCCGGCACCAGGAACGCGGTATAGCTGATCTGGTCGTAGACGCGCACGCGGTCTTCCAGCACGTGACCAAAGATCAACAGGTACAGCACAGCGGTCAGGACCGGCGCGGCCACGGTCTGGAAGGACACCTTCCAGAAACGCAGCACCTCCTTGTAGAGCAACGTGCGGAAGCCGATCAGGCCACCCACGGCCATCGACTCCAGGCGCTGCTGGTCGGCAACGTCGATTTCAGCCGGGTTCTTCATGCCGCAGCCTCCATCGCGGTATTGGGCAGGGCGCCCGGCATCTGGCCTTCGCGGCGCATGATCTGGACGAACACGTCCTCGAGGTCGGCCTTGCTGATTTCCATGTCTTCGATTTCGCAACCGGCTTCCCGCAGCGCAGCAAGAATCGGCTCCACGGCTTCGTATCCGGACAGGCGCAGGCGATGCGCGCGCTCCCCCGGGTTGGACGGCGTGCGCAGCGCTTCCAGCGCCGGCGGCAGCGTGCCCCGTGACAGCGTGAGCACCAGTTGCAGCCCGGCGAACTGGGTCAGCAGGTTGCTGGTGCGGTCCAGCGCCACCACTTCCCCGAACTTGAGCATGGCGATGCGATCGCACAGCGCCTCGGCTTCTTCCAGGTAGTGGGTGGTCAGGATGATCGTGTGGCCCTCGCGGTTCAGGCGCGAGATGAACTTCCAGAGCGTCTGGCGCAGTTCCACGTCCACGCCGGCGGTCGGCTCGTCCAGCACGATCACGGGCGGCCGGTGCACCAGCGCCTGCGCCACCAGCACGCGGCGCTTCATGCCGCCCGAGAGCTGGCGCATGTTGCTGTCCGCCTTGTTCGTGAGATCGAGATTG is part of the Cupriavidus metallidurans CH34 genome and harbors:
- a CDS encoding ABC transporter ATP-binding protein, with amino-acid sequence MKAIEITDVRKRYRNLQALKGVSFSVERGEFFGLLGPNGAGKTTLISILAGLNRANSGRVSVLGHDVVDDYRMARRMLGVVPQELVFDPFFTVRETLRLQSGYFGLTRNDDWIDEIMANLDLTNKADSNMRQLSGGMKRRVLVAQALVHRPPVIVLDEPTAGVDVELRQTLWKFISRLNREGHTIILTTHYLEEAEALCDRIAMLKFGEVVALDRTSNLLTQFAGLQLVLTLSRGTLPPALEALRTPSNPGERAHRLRLSGYEAVEPILAALREAGCEIEDMEISKADLEDVFVQIMRREGQMPGALPNTAMEAAA
- a CDS encoding ABC transporter permease; this encodes MKNPAEIDVADQQRLESMAVGGLIGFRTLLYKEVLRFWKVSFQTVAAPVLTAVLYLLIFGHVLEDRVRVYDQISYTAFLVPGLVMMSVLQNAFANSSSSLIQSKITGNLVFILLPPLSHWEMFGAYVVASIIRGLCVGLGVLLVTAWFANLHFAHIGWILVFGLMGAGILGTLGLIAGIWAEKFDQLAAFQNFLIMPATFLSGVFYSIHSLPAFWQAVSHANPFFYMIDGFRYGFFGVSDVPPLQSLAVVVVAFVVLAALALRLLRNGYKLRY